From Thermostichus vulcanus str. 'Rupite':
GGATCCCACTCGGGTGGCGTTCTCCAAGCGTTCATCCAAAGACATGGGCAAGTGGATCCCGAGGGCATGGGCGACAGCCTCCGTCTCCTGCATCACGGCTCGGATCAGGTTGCGGGTGGGGGGGTAGTGGGCCATCTCATCCTGGGCAGCCCGGGTGAGGGCGCTGATCGGGTTGAAGGCGGAGTTTCCCCACAGTTTCTGCCAGATCTCGGTGCGAATCTGCGAAGTCAAGGTGGTGTGCAGCTGCGCTTGTTCAAAGATTTGGCCTAGGGCCTTCAGGCGCCCCGACAGGGATCCATCTGGTTCTCCGAGAATGTAGCGTCCACCACCCGTGTGCAAAAGCACGCCCGGCTCTACCAACTGCACAGCAATGTAAACCACACAACCAATGATCCGTTCGATCGGCAGATGGGCAGCAATCACCCCCCCCGGATCCACAGCTTCCAGCGAATGCCCTTCGAACTCGCCCCCATGTCGGCGGAAATACCACCAGGGAATGCCATTCTGGGCGATCACAATTGGGGTATCCGGGCCACACAGGGATCCCAACTGAGGAGCAAGCTGCGGCAAACTATGAGCCTTAACAGTGACAAACACCCAATCTTGCGGGCCGAGGCTTGTCAGATCGTCTGTGGCTGTAAGACCTACGGCCCGCTGACGCGACAGGTGTTCAACCCTAGTTTGTGGGGATCCCTCTTGGCTAGGGCTGCTCATCAATTTCAATCCTTGGGTGCAGATTGCCTGGAGATGGGATCCCCGTGCCACCACACTGACGTCCAACCCTGCTTGAGCCAAACGAATGGCCAGGTAGCC
This genomic window contains:
- a CDS encoding ketopantoate reductase family protein, giving the protein MKICIVGAGAVGGYLAIRLAQAGLDVSVVARGSHLQAICTQGLKLMSSPSQEGSPQTRVEHLSRQRAVGLTATDDLTSLGPQDWVFVTVKAHSLPQLAPQLGSLCGPDTPIVIAQNGIPWWYFRRHGGEFEGHSLEAVDPGGVIAAHLPIERIIGCVVYIAVQLVEPGVLLHTGGGRYILGEPDGSLSGRLKALGQIFEQAQLHTTLTSQIRTEIWQKLWGNSAFNPISALTRAAQDEMAHYPPTRNLIRAVMQETEAVAHALGIHLPMSLDERLENATRVGSHRTSMLQDIELGRPTEIETIVGAITELGRLVAVPTPHLDTLYACVKLLERCSRRQSDPVS